The following coding sequences are from one Paenibacillus tundrae window:
- a CDS encoding beta-glucoside-specific PTS transporter subunit IIABC produces MNNKDLAKNVLDLVGGEQNISGLTHCATRLRFVLKDDNKADLKALDQLEGVLRAQNSGGQVQIVIGAKVDAVYNEVRSLTSDRIGGSEPSAESSGPKKKRNPINVVLETIAGIFTPVLPALVGCGMIKCLATVIAAMGYLEGSGFLTIINMIGDCIFYFLPFFLAVSAAHRFKTNPYLAVALAAGLMHPTILNAASQIAETGVNSIDFLGMPILLMKYSSSVIPIILAVWIMSYLYPLVNRVIPKFLQVLITPMIVLFIMVPVELIVLGPVGSHIGDWLTNGINSLFSTAGVLAGAILGFFKPIMVMFGMHYAIMPIQVQQVATLGATVLLPTALAANLAQAGAAFGVFVLTKSKTMKSAAASSGFTALFGITEPAIYGVTLKYKRPFFAGCLAAGIVSGFYSLVHTSANAISLPGLLALGTYTSDRYIYVVIGCIAAIVLGFVFTLMAGIKENVEGAKPKQQATDAVANISTTVATPATSAPSVSETSASSDMLIVSPMTGETKPISEVEDQAFAQELMGKGIAVVPTEGKVYAPFDGVVEALYRTKHAIGLKAANGVEILIHIGVDTVSLKGKYFNAHIQQGQAIKAGDLLVEFDPEGITAAGYNTITSIVVTNMQQYGDVLTTATSGPIRESEALIKLIP; encoded by the coding sequence ATGAACAACAAAGACTTAGCTAAAAACGTGCTTGATCTTGTTGGTGGGGAACAAAATATCTCGGGTCTGACACATTGTGCAACCCGGCTACGATTTGTATTAAAGGACGATAACAAGGCAGATCTTAAAGCATTGGATCAGCTCGAGGGTGTGCTTCGCGCGCAGAACTCCGGCGGCCAGGTGCAGATCGTCATTGGTGCCAAAGTGGACGCCGTATACAATGAAGTGAGAAGTTTAACGTCTGACCGCATTGGCGGATCAGAACCATCCGCAGAGAGCAGTGGACCGAAGAAAAAACGCAATCCGATCAATGTCGTGCTTGAAACGATCGCGGGTATATTTACGCCTGTATTACCGGCTCTTGTTGGTTGCGGGATGATTAAATGTTTGGCTACCGTTATAGCTGCAATGGGGTATCTGGAGGGTTCCGGCTTTCTGACGATCATTAATATGATCGGTGACTGTATCTTCTACTTCTTGCCATTCTTCCTGGCGGTTAGTGCTGCACATCGCTTCAAAACGAATCCATATCTGGCAGTTGCTCTTGCGGCAGGCCTGATGCATCCAACTATTCTGAACGCAGCATCCCAGATTGCCGAGACCGGTGTGAACAGCATTGATTTCCTCGGTATGCCGATTCTGCTCATGAAATATTCATCATCTGTCATTCCGATTATTCTGGCGGTATGGATTATGAGTTACCTGTATCCACTCGTTAACCGAGTGATTCCTAAGTTCTTGCAGGTCCTGATTACACCCATGATTGTATTGTTCATTATGGTTCCAGTGGAACTCATCGTGCTTGGCCCAGTAGGATCACATATCGGTGACTGGCTGACCAATGGGATTAACTCACTGTTCTCAACGGCAGGTGTTCTTGCAGGTGCCATTCTCGGGTTCTTCAAACCAATTATGGTTATGTTCGGTATGCACTATGCAATCATGCCCATTCAGGTTCAACAAGTGGCTACACTGGGTGCAACGGTGCTACTGCCAACTGCACTCGCGGCGAATCTGGCTCAGGCTGGAGCGGCCTTTGGTGTGTTTGTATTGACGAAGAGTAAAACGATGAAATCAGCGGCGGCTTCGAGTGGATTCACCGCTTTGTTCGGGATTACTGAGCCAGCGATCTATGGTGTAACGCTGAAGTACAAACGTCCATTCTTCGCAGGCTGTCTAGCAGCGGGGATAGTCAGTGGTTTCTACAGCTTGGTTCACACCTCAGCTAATGCGATTTCCCTTCCGGGTCTACTGGCATTAGGTACGTACACATCAGATCGTTATATCTATGTCGTGATTGGCTGTATCGCAGCGATTGTTCTCGGTTTTGTGTTTACACTGATGGCTGGCATCAAGGAAAATGTCGAAGGAGCTAAACCGAAGCAGCAAGCTACAGATGCGGTGGCAAATATCAGCACTACGGTTGCAACTCCAGCAACTTCCGCACCATCTGTGTCAGAGACATCCGCTTCTTCAGACATGTTGATCGTAAGTCCGATGACAGGAGAGACCAAACCGATCTCCGAGGTAGAGGATCAGGCTTTTGCACAAGAACTAATGGGTAAAGGCATTGCCGTGGTTCCAACAGAGGGTAAAGTTTACGCTCCATTTGATGGTGTGGTTGAAGCACTTTATCGTACCAAACACGCCATTGGTTTGAAGGCGGCGAATGGGGTTGAGATTCTCATTCATATCGGGGTCGATACCGTCAGTCTGAAGGGGAAATATTTTAACGCTCATATTCAACAGGGTCAGGCTATCAAGGCAGGTGATTTGTTGGTGGAATTTGATCCCGAGGGCATTACGGCCGCAGGTTATAACACCATCACGTCTATTGTCGTAACTAATATGCAGCAGTATGGAGATGTTCTTACTACAGCAACTAGTGGCCCGATCCGTGAAAGTGAAGCGCTGATTAAGCTAATTCCATAA
- a CDS encoding type 1 glutamine amidotransferase domain-containing protein, which translates to MKKILVVLTNVDKYATKDEPTGLWLSEATHFIEEFDHNDNVQIDLVSPLGGNVPLDPKSLGDSLDESTKAYYENEAFMNKLKNTLKPSDVNASDYDAIYFTGGHGTMWDFPDNAELQELSREIYEKGGIVSGVCHGVTALLNVKLSNGLLLIKDKTVSGFTNEEEALVQQTDYVPFLLEDALRERAGRYDKAAAFSSYVTTDGRLVTGQNPQSSKAVGESVKELLGL; encoded by the coding sequence ATGAAAAAAATATTAGTTGTCCTGACCAATGTAGATAAATATGCAACAAAGGATGAGCCTACCGGCTTGTGGCTGAGCGAAGCAACTCACTTTATTGAAGAATTCGACCATAATGACAATGTTCAGATCGACCTGGTCAGCCCACTCGGCGGCAATGTACCTCTCGATCCGAAAAGTCTGGGTGATTCGCTAGATGAAAGTACTAAAGCCTATTATGAGAACGAAGCATTCATGAACAAATTAAAAAATACGTTGAAGCCAAGCGACGTGAACGCTAGTGACTATGACGCGATCTACTTCACAGGTGGACATGGTACGATGTGGGATTTCCCAGATAATGCTGAGCTGCAAGAGCTTTCTCGTGAAATCTATGAAAAAGGCGGCATTGTATCCGGCGTGTGCCACGGTGTCACAGCCTTGCTTAACGTGAAGCTGTCCAATGGCTTGCTGTTGATCAAGGACAAAACGGTATCCGGCTTCACCAATGAAGAGGAAGCGCTAGTGCAACAAACCGACTACGTTCCGTTCCTTCTGGAAGATGCACTGAGAGAACGTGCAGGTCGTTACGACAAAGCCGCTGCATTCAGCTCTTATGTTACTACTGACGGCCGCCTAGTTACGGGTCAAAACCCGCAATCCAGCAAAGCTGTAGGCGAAAGCGTCAAAGAATTGCTGGGCCTGTAA
- a CDS encoding DEAD/DEAH box helicase, whose translation MSLNHPYTETIEVHVALTGYGDALFYGALNTHHFVSGQSLKQRLFAWHAPSFYGTELEIRQLEDIELVVLPAEEVIPFFADMHTLLHIEWRWDEQAAHLIQLAPVLASTIEDRKYIPSFAAHRTGQLQWIWDSDRLKQQDRAALTKAIEQTDESYTEGLGAAYSASVFQRWYSTEVAATDLRREFPQLFPQNGEPPRTFGMDAQSWLVSIGWKADAAPFRPLLQLLEPDDDEPSWRLRLVLQNKLDAASLIPVRLDSRGRLEGEWPEGWTAFILDRSAAWLEQLRAHLPRISREVSGSRDVLSDPLGDQEAWQFLTIDSGRLLESGWQVLLPGWWEAARKKKPKLRAKVKPEEGSERGQSFFGLDSIIHFDWRIAIGDSDLTEEEFADLVARNERLVRFRGEWVPLDPALLEQIRRAMGGVDREQGLSFQDILHLHLLHNEQREYRNQKWKEGQQAEEEEQPQANENIRLEVELNEHLHRVIAQLGGGQGGAPSLPIPEGLQAELRSYQKEGFAWLGFLRRFGLGACLADDMGLGKTIQFITYLLHLKENEPRSPGQAPALLICPTSVLGNWQKEISRFAPSINVMLHYGAKRLSEEAFRSATEQVDIIITSYATATLDQEMLQSYTWASICLDEAQNIKNAQTKQSMAVRSFPAKHRIALTGTPIENRLAELWSIYDFINPGYLGSARAFQTRFISAIEKDKDEQRMQDLQQLVKPFMLRRKKKDPNIQLDLPDKNEMKTYIHLTGEQSALYDQSVQALMDKMKELEGIKRKGAILSALTQLKQLCDHPLLLTKEALPETVTSEDSGATYDVYSPQDMAMLISRSAKLERLMELVRELREEGERCLIFTQYIGMGQMLQQVLQQELQEPVLYLHGGTSKTGRDRMIDQFQSRTLPASEQPSVFILSIKAGGVGLNLTAANHVFHFDRWWNPAVENQATDRAYRMGQTKDVQVHKFISLGTLEERIDEMLESKQQLSDNIITSSENWITELSTDELTDLFTRRRDWSG comes from the coding sequence ATGAGCCTTAACCATCCTTACACCGAAACGATTGAAGTTCACGTTGCCCTAACGGGATATGGAGATGCCTTGTTCTATGGTGCACTCAATACCCACCACTTTGTATCCGGACAATCACTCAAGCAACGGTTGTTCGCTTGGCATGCTCCTTCGTTCTATGGTACGGAGCTCGAAATCCGCCAGCTTGAAGACATTGAACTTGTGGTGTTGCCCGCAGAAGAAGTGATTCCTTTCTTCGCAGACATGCACACCTTACTGCATATTGAATGGAGATGGGATGAGCAGGCTGCCCATCTGATTCAGCTTGCTCCCGTGCTGGCTTCCACGATTGAAGATCGTAAATATATTCCTAGCTTTGCGGCTCATCGCACAGGGCAACTGCAATGGATCTGGGATTCAGACCGGTTGAAGCAACAGGATCGCGCCGCGCTGACCAAAGCCATTGAACAAACCGATGAGAGCTATACCGAAGGTCTAGGTGCTGCCTACTCTGCTTCTGTATTCCAGCGATGGTACAGCACGGAGGTAGCAGCCACAGATCTGAGACGCGAGTTCCCGCAGTTATTCCCGCAGAATGGAGAACCTCCACGGACATTTGGCATGGATGCTCAATCATGGCTCGTCTCTATCGGCTGGAAGGCAGATGCCGCACCCTTCAGGCCACTTCTGCAATTGCTGGAGCCAGACGATGATGAGCCTTCATGGCGATTACGATTGGTGCTGCAAAACAAGCTGGATGCCGCTTCACTAATTCCAGTGCGACTGGATTCGCGCGGCCGGCTTGAGGGGGAATGGCCTGAGGGCTGGACAGCCTTCATTCTAGATCGATCTGCCGCGTGGCTGGAACAATTGCGGGCACACCTTCCACGCATCAGCCGTGAGGTCAGTGGTAGCCGTGATGTACTCAGTGATCCGCTAGGAGATCAAGAGGCGTGGCAGTTCCTCACGATTGACAGCGGACGACTGCTAGAGTCGGGCTGGCAAGTATTGCTGCCAGGCTGGTGGGAAGCTGCACGGAAGAAAAAACCGAAGCTGCGTGCGAAGGTTAAGCCGGAGGAGGGCAGTGAGCGCGGACAGTCCTTCTTCGGACTGGACTCCATCATTCATTTTGACTGGCGCATAGCTATTGGCGACTCAGATCTGACGGAAGAGGAATTCGCTGATCTAGTGGCTCGTAATGAACGGCTCGTTCGTTTTCGCGGAGAATGGGTTCCTCTAGATCCTGCTCTGCTTGAGCAGATTCGAAGAGCGATGGGCGGCGTGGATCGGGAGCAAGGTCTCTCCTTCCAAGATATCCTGCACCTGCATCTGTTGCACAATGAACAACGGGAATATCGCAATCAGAAATGGAAGGAAGGACAGCAAGCCGAGGAAGAAGAGCAGCCACAGGCGAATGAGAACATCCGGCTGGAGGTAGAGCTGAATGAACATCTGCACCGGGTGATTGCACAGCTCGGAGGCGGACAAGGTGGTGCACCTTCCCTGCCCATTCCGGAAGGGCTACAGGCTGAGCTTCGTTCCTATCAAAAAGAAGGCTTTGCATGGCTTGGATTCCTACGCCGGTTCGGACTCGGCGCTTGCCTTGCCGATGATATGGGACTCGGTAAGACGATCCAGTTCATCACATATCTGCTGCATCTGAAGGAAAATGAACCACGTTCCCCCGGGCAAGCGCCAGCACTTCTCATCTGTCCAACGTCCGTACTGGGCAACTGGCAGAAAGAGATTAGCCGATTCGCACCTTCCATAAACGTGATGCTGCATTATGGAGCCAAACGGCTTAGTGAAGAAGCATTCCGCTCAGCTACAGAGCAGGTGGATATCATTATTACATCCTATGCAACGGCAACGCTCGATCAAGAGATGTTGCAGTCCTATACCTGGGCATCCATCTGTCTGGATGAAGCACAAAATATTAAAAATGCCCAAACGAAGCAATCTATGGCCGTCCGCAGTTTCCCTGCGAAGCACCGCATTGCACTGACGGGTACACCAATCGAGAATCGATTGGCTGAGCTATGGTCAATCTATGACTTCATTAATCCGGGTTATCTGGGCAGTGCACGAGCATTCCAGACCCGATTCATTAGTGCCATTGAGAAGGATAAGGATGAGCAGCGTATGCAGGATCTACAGCAATTAGTGAAACCGTTCATGCTGCGCCGCAAGAAAAAGGATCCGAATATCCAGCTTGATCTGCCGGACAAAAACGAGATGAAAACCTACATTCACCTTACCGGTGAACAAAGTGCTCTATACGACCAATCCGTTCAAGCCCTGATGGATAAGATGAAAGAGCTGGAAGGCATTAAGCGTAAAGGTGCGATCCTCTCTGCACTGACGCAATTGAAGCAGCTCTGTGATCATCCATTACTGCTGACCAAGGAAGCTCTTCCAGAGACCGTGACATCGGAGGACTCAGGTGCAACGTATGACGTGTACAGCCCACAAGACATGGCAATGCTCATTAGCCGATCTGCTAAGCTGGAACGGTTGATGGAGCTTGTCCGTGAGTTGCGAGAAGAGGGTGAGCGCTGCCTTATCTTTACCCAGTACATTGGTATGGGGCAAATGCTACAGCAGGTGCTGCAACAAGAACTACAGGAACCTGTGTTGTATCTGCATGGTGGGACTTCCAAAACAGGACGAGATCGCATGATCGATCAGTTCCAGTCACGGACACTTCCTGCGTCAGAACAACCGTCTGTCTTCATTCTTTCGATTAAAGCCGGCGGTGTGGGTCTTAATCTGACGGCGGCCAATCATGTATTCCATTTTGACCGCTGGTGGAACCCTGCCGTTGAGAACCAAGCCACTGACCGAGCTTACCGAATGGGTCAGACCAAGGATGTTCAGGTGCACAAGTTTATCTCCCTGGGCACACTTGAGGAGCGGATCGACGAGATGCTCGAGAGCAAGCAGCAGCTTAGCGATAATATCATTACTAGCTCCGAGAACTGGATAACAGAGCTCTCGACAGATGAGCTGACAGATCTATTCACTCGCCGGCGGGACTGGTCAGGATAA
- a CDS encoding TetR/AcrR family transcriptional regulator encodes MKRLENSQKFLTKMIPVLRTTPISSLRMDDVARHMDISKATLYKYFSSKEEIIQHILEDYIEEIHDSRAMMKDDSIPFERRFQIAYQHSISHVLYLPEFFWSDVKKLYPPIFEGFSTALRHHSEQLCHFFEEGMERGVFNRINPILYMIQDEAVIRRVAEPTFSITYDMTIRQALYDFYLMKKNQLLNQELIASLDDQPVKAHIQELIQQLSRTM; translated from the coding sequence ATGAAACGACTGGAGAACTCGCAGAAATTTTTGACCAAGATGATTCCCGTGCTACGTACAACACCCATCAGTTCGCTTCGAATGGATGACGTGGCCAGACATATGGATATTAGCAAGGCAACATTATATAAATACTTCTCTTCCAAAGAGGAAATTATCCAGCATATTTTGGAGGACTATATTGAAGAAATCCATGATTCCAGAGCTATGATGAAGGATGACTCGATCCCATTCGAACGTCGTTTCCAAATTGCGTATCAACATTCCATCTCGCATGTGTTATATCTGCCTGAATTTTTCTGGAGTGATGTGAAGAAGCTGTATCCTCCTATTTTTGAGGGGTTCTCGACCGCATTACGGCATCATAGTGAGCAGTTATGTCACTTTTTTGAAGAGGGGATGGAGCGTGGGGTATTTAATCGAATTAATCCCATTCTGTACATGATCCAGGATGAGGCAGTCATTCGCCGAGTGGCTGAGCCAACCTTCTCAATTACGTATGATATGACCATTCGTCAGGCGCTGTATGATTTTTATTTAATGAAGAAGAACCAGTTATTGAATCAAGAGCTCATTGCATCCCTCGATGATCAGCCTGTAAAAGCACATATTCAAGAGTTGATTCAACAGCTATCTCGAACGATGTAA
- a CDS encoding 2-keto-3-deoxygluconate permease has translation MNILGRIKRIPGGLLIVPMMLAAVINTVFPSFFQIGDPTTALFTSKGTMVLIGMILLVSGTQLNLSQLLVTLKRAGVLCASRIIISVLFGWAFVHFFGISGVGGVSAVAFIAVLTSCNPGLYLALMNTYGDDVDRAAFGILNLIAVPVIPVMILNSASGVGIDLLSVLATLVPFLIGILLGNLDANIQKMFAPGTLILLPFLGTSFGSNIDLRIAFQSSLSGLLVTVLFMLICMLPLIGVDRTILKRPGYAAAATCSVAGLSMVVPSMAAEFNPAYAPYVDVAIAQIAFAVILTSLTVPYIVKRLAGAGVKGSITAIKSSD, from the coding sequence ATGAATATTTTGGGTCGTATTAAGCGAATTCCGGGCGGCTTGCTTATCGTTCCTATGATGCTCGCCGCTGTAATCAACACGGTGTTCCCATCATTCTTTCAGATTGGCGATCCCACAACAGCATTGTTCACGTCCAAAGGCACGATGGTGCTCATTGGCATGATTTTGCTGGTATCAGGCACACAGCTGAACCTATCACAGCTTCTGGTAACCTTAAAGAGAGCAGGCGTGCTCTGTGCCTCGCGGATTATCATCAGTGTGTTGTTTGGCTGGGCATTCGTACACTTCTTCGGAATCAGTGGCGTTGGCGGCGTATCTGCGGTAGCCTTCATTGCGGTTCTAACCAGCTGTAATCCAGGATTATATCTGGCTTTGATGAACACATACGGAGATGATGTAGATCGAGCCGCGTTTGGCATTCTGAATCTAATCGCTGTTCCGGTTATTCCGGTCATGATATTGAATTCGGCGAGCGGAGTCGGTATAGATCTGCTCAGTGTGCTGGCTACACTGGTACCTTTTCTCATTGGCATCTTGCTTGGTAATCTGGACGCTAATATTCAGAAGATGTTCGCTCCGGGGACACTGATTCTGTTGCCTTTCCTGGGTACAAGCTTCGGGTCCAATATTGATCTTCGTATTGCATTCCAGTCCAGTCTGTCCGGCTTGCTGGTCACGGTGTTGTTTATGCTGATCTGTATGCTTCCGCTCATTGGAGTTGATCGGACAATCTTGAAACGACCGGGTTATGCTGCTGCTGCAACATGCTCGGTTGCTGGACTATCCATGGTTGTACCGTCGATGGCAGCAGAATTCAATCCGGCATATGCACCGTATGTGGACGTAGCCATCGCTCAGATCGCGTTTGCTGTGATCCTGACCTCGTTGACTGTTCCTTATATTGTGAAACGATTGGCAGGAGCGGGAGTGAAGGGTTCAATAACGGCGATAAAATCGAGCGATTAA
- a CDS encoding glycoside hydrolase family 1 protein, whose translation MTNTNFPKDFLWGGALSACQAEGAYDVDGKTLTIPEVMKFNEKNDRKVTKQIRVNREMIEEAKNDPDIVKYPKRRGIDFYHNFREDIALFAEMGFKVFRYSIAWARVFPGGDDAAPNEKALAFYDQVIDEVLKHGMEPLITISHFDTPIVLMDKFGGWYNRKLVDLYVNYCDVLFNRYKGKVKYWVTFNEINMSVKASAKTLGIIDYDAPNYEEMLFQGLHHQFVAASRVTKMAHEIDPNNQIGSMVAYFTTYPYTCKPEDALQMQQDDQMKNQFYLDVLNKGEYPYYSKTYFKNKGIQLNIEDGDLEDIRAHTADFVGMSYYNSMISSSDTEQLELTAGNVHSVYKNPHLPANEWGWQIDPIGLRYTLNLVYDRYQKPVFILENSSGFYDKLNEDGTINDPYRIDFLSKHIEQMGLAIADGVEVLGYTMWGPIDMISSGTSEMSKRYGFIYVDQDDYGNGTLKRYRKDSFFWYQNVIRTNGAEL comes from the coding sequence ATGACAAATACCAATTTTCCAAAAGACTTCTTGTGGGGCGGGGCTCTATCCGCCTGTCAGGCTGAAGGTGCCTATGATGTAGATGGCAAAACGCTGACCATTCCAGAAGTGATGAAGTTTAATGAAAAGAATGATCGTAAGGTGACCAAGCAGATTCGGGTTAATCGTGAGATGATCGAAGAGGCTAAGAATGACCCGGATATCGTGAAATATCCGAAGCGCCGGGGGATTGATTTTTACCATAACTTCCGTGAAGATATTGCCTTGTTTGCCGAGATGGGCTTCAAAGTGTTCCGTTATTCCATTGCATGGGCGAGAGTATTTCCTGGTGGCGATGATGCTGCTCCGAACGAGAAGGCACTGGCATTCTACGATCAGGTTATTGATGAAGTTCTAAAACATGGGATGGAGCCTCTGATTACGATTAGCCACTTTGACACACCGATTGTTCTGATGGACAAGTTCGGCGGATGGTATAACCGTAAGTTGGTTGACCTGTATGTGAACTACTGCGACGTGCTGTTCAATCGCTACAAGGGCAAAGTGAAATATTGGGTGACGTTCAACGAGATCAATATGAGTGTTAAAGCTTCGGCCAAGACGCTTGGAATTATTGATTATGATGCTCCTAATTATGAGGAAATGCTGTTCCAAGGCTTGCATCATCAATTTGTAGCCGCGTCCAGAGTGACTAAGATGGCTCATGAGATTGATCCGAATAATCAGATCGGCAGCATGGTGGCGTATTTTACAACGTATCCTTATACCTGTAAGCCGGAGGATGCGCTCCAGATGCAGCAGGATGATCAGATGAAGAACCAGTTCTATCTGGATGTATTGAATAAAGGAGAATATCCTTATTACAGCAAGACGTATTTCAAGAACAAAGGAATTCAGCTCAACATCGAAGACGGCGATCTAGAGGACATTCGGGCGCATACGGCTGATTTCGTGGGTATGTCGTATTACAATTCGATGATATCCAGCAGTGATACCGAGCAGCTCGAATTAACAGCAGGTAACGTGCACAGTGTGTACAAAAATCCACATCTGCCTGCGAACGAATGGGGCTGGCAGATTGATCCGATTGGTCTTCGCTATACGCTCAATCTGGTCTATGACCGGTATCAGAAGCCTGTCTTCATCCTGGAGAACAGCTCAGGCTTCTACGACAAGCTGAATGAAGACGGAACGATCAACGATCCATATCGCATTGATTTTCTAAGCAAGCATATCGAACAGATGGGACTTGCTATTGCGGATGGGGTTGAGGTGCTGGGTTACACGATGTGGGGACCAATCGACATGATTAGTTCAGGTACGTCCGAGATGAGCAAACGGTATGGATTTATCTATGTGGATCAGGACGACTACGGCAACGGTACGCTAAAAAGATATCGGAAGGATTCCTTCTTCTGGTATCAGAATGTGATCCGTACCAACGGAGCAGAGCTGTAG
- a CDS encoding PRD domain-containing protein: MRALKVIKKVNNNVAIAINDKNEEVFVVGKGVGFLKTPYELTETDLVEKIFVAPKNIRMYDLLNSIPIEDIYLAEEIIKLGSQILNKQFNPNLLLTLSDHISFALTRHREGVHIKNPLEWEVRTLYPDETRVGEAALKLIQEKTNVDLPPAETTLIALHFVNAQVGSGEMSDTTKVTTVTGEILSVIKYALKIDFQEDSIHFMRFATHIRYFIMRQMSGKSLKDENESLFLMVKEKFPKELACVEKIADFLSNNYGWTCSDDEKLYLILHIQRLISN, encoded by the coding sequence GTGAGGGCATTGAAGGTTATTAAAAAAGTAAATAACAACGTGGCAATTGCCATTAATGATAAGAATGAAGAGGTATTTGTCGTAGGTAAGGGTGTAGGATTTCTGAAAACCCCTTATGAGCTGACGGAGACGGATCTGGTAGAGAAGATTTTCGTGGCACCAAAGAACATCCGTATGTATGACCTGCTGAACAGCATTCCGATTGAAGATATATATCTGGCAGAGGAGATCATCAAGCTAGGCAGTCAGATTTTGAATAAACAATTTAACCCGAACCTGCTTCTCACCCTGTCCGACCATATTAGTTTTGCACTAACCCGGCATCGTGAAGGTGTGCATATCAAGAACCCGTTGGAATGGGAAGTTCGCACCTTATATCCAGATGAGACTCGTGTGGGTGAGGCAGCGTTGAAGCTGATTCAGGAGAAAACGAATGTGGACTTGCCACCGGCTGAGACGACACTGATCGCCCTGCATTTTGTGAATGCACAGGTGGGCTCGGGTGAGATGAGTGATACGACCAAAGTAACGACGGTAACGGGTGAAATTTTATCCGTGATCAAATATGCACTCAAAATTGACTTTCAGGAAGACTCCATTCATTTCATGCGATTTGCAACACATATAAGGTACTTCATCATGCGACAGATGAGCGGCAAATCGCTGAAGGATGAGAATGAATCACTTTTCCTGATGGTCAAAGAGAAGTTTCCTAAGGAATTGGCTTGTGTTGAGAAAATCGCCGATTTTCTGAGTAACAACTATGGCTGGACCTGCTCTGATGACGAAAAGTTATATCTAATTCTGCATATTCAACGATTAATCTCGAATTAA